In a genomic window of Geitlerinema sp. PCC 9228:
- a CDS encoding OmpA family protein, giving the protein MNDLFESEINDEIIEEQDTGIWLSIGDLMSGLLMFFALLFVTAMVQVRETQEELQKSQKELQKYQEAFNNLPLVILNTFQQELPPGTEVKVDPKTGDVNIPTAVLFDQNSAELNPQGKKFLQQLIPVYSRIIFSREEFQDAVRHVIVEGHTSSEGEQDFNLRLSLQRAAAVTDYISSELEFATKSQFQQKLLAAGRGEQDADPKTDNPNDRKVVFRFQLRRVNLQNFLTTP; this is encoded by the coding sequence ATGAACGATCTATTTGAAAGCGAAATCAACGACGAAATTATCGAAGAACAGGATACCGGCATTTGGTTATCAATTGGGGATTTAATGTCGGGATTGTTAATGTTTTTCGCCCTACTATTTGTTACCGCCATGGTCCAAGTAAGGGAAACCCAAGAAGAACTCCAAAAATCCCAAAAAGAACTGCAAAAATACCAAGAAGCCTTTAACAACTTACCTCTGGTAATCCTCAATACTTTCCAACAAGAACTGCCCCCAGGAACAGAAGTCAAAGTCGATCCCAAAACAGGAGATGTGAATATTCCTACAGCCGTCTTATTCGACCAAAACAGCGCCGAACTCAACCCCCAAGGAAAGAAATTTCTGCAACAGCTCATTCCCGTTTACAGTCGAATCATCTTTTCCCGAGAAGAATTCCAAGATGCTGTTCGACACGTTATTGTTGAAGGTCACACCAGTTCCGAAGGAGAACAAGATTTCAACTTAAGGTTAAGCTTGCAGCGAGCAGCCGCCGTTACTGACTACATATCATCGGAGTTGGAATTTGCTACCAAGTCGCAATTCCAGCAAAAATTGCTAGCGGCAGGGAGAGGAGAACAAGACGCAGACCCCAAAACCGACAATCCCAACGACCGCAAGGTGGTGTTTCGCTTTCAACTGCGGCGTGTCAACCTACAGAATTTTTTGACGACTCCCTAA